The following are encoded in a window of Solidesulfovibrio magneticus RS-1 genomic DNA:
- a CDS encoding chemotaxis protein, with the protein MSQEILLETGTNEFEILEFFITSQTTENSPSGMNSFGINVAKVVEVIENPGLEITYDNVNPCFMGVISLRGSILPILDLSKWLKIPRKKSKNEIIIVTEFSKQTAGFLVSGVVEIHRLDWTQVESPDKLVSSSKENCVVGIVQIEDKIIQLLDLEYMISDLTGVQIEAKSNSFVSDDTYRALIADDSKLIREMLRNSLEEANFEVREFTNGLDCWNYLNQQISETSDSLQPTPELADIIITDIEMPQMDGFTLTKKIKQHDRLKKLPVLLYSSIITEELYHKGLSVGADEQMSKPDLHKIPLTAHLLIKKYANKII; encoded by the coding sequence ATGTCACAAGAAATTCTTCTCGAAACTGGAACTAACGAGTTCGAAATTTTAGAGTTTTTTATTACATCACAAACAACCGAGAACTCACCAAGTGGAATGAACTCGTTCGGAATCAATGTTGCCAAAGTAGTTGAAGTGATTGAAAATCCAGGGCTTGAAATAACTTACGACAATGTCAATCCTTGTTTCATGGGAGTCATCTCATTACGTGGGTCAATTTTGCCTATTCTAGATCTTTCAAAATGGCTTAAAATACCCCGAAAAAAGTCTAAAAATGAAATAATAATCGTCACGGAATTCAGCAAACAAACAGCCGGCTTCTTAGTTTCTGGAGTGGTTGAAATTCATCGACTTGACTGGACTCAAGTCGAATCTCCTGACAAACTTGTCTCATCTAGCAAAGAAAACTGCGTAGTTGGCATAGTCCAAATCGAAGACAAAATTATTCAATTACTTGATTTAGAATATATGATTTCTGACCTAACAGGAGTCCAGATAGAAGCGAAAAGTAACTCCTTTGTTTCTGACGATACATACCGAGCCTTAATAGCTGACGATTCGAAACTCATACGCGAAATGCTGAGGAATTCTTTGGAAGAAGCAAATTTCGAAGTACGTGAGTTTACCAATGGCTTAGACTGTTGGAATTATTTAAACCAGCAGATATCCGAAACTTCAGATAGCTTACAACCCACACCTGAACTTGCCGATATTATCATCACAGACATTGAAATGCCACAGATGGATGGCTTTACATTGACAAAGAAAATCAAACAGCATGACCGCTTAAAGAAACTGCCTGTACTGCTTTACTCATCAATCATCACTGAAGAACTATATCACAAAGGGTTATCTGTCGGCGCAGACGAACAAATGTCAAAACCCGATCTACACAAAATACCTCTAACAGCTCACTTACTTATAAAAAAATACGCAAACAAAATAATTTAG